Within Chelatococcus sp. HY11, the genomic segment GCGGTCGCCATCGATGCGCGCAAGGATACCGCGCGGCTGACGTTCACGCTGACCGCGGGCGTGGAGGCGAAAGCGTTCCTTCTGGAGCGGCCGGACCGGGTCATCGTCGACTTGCCGGAAGTCAATTTCCAGTTACCCAAGAATGCCGGGCGCCCACCCGCCGGAAAGGGACATTTCATTGGCTCGTTTCGATTCGGCCTGTTCGCGCCGGAGCGCTCGCGCGTGGTCATTGACCTGCGTGAGCCCGCCCTCGTCGGCCGGGTCGAGACCGTCCGGACCGCGACTGGCGCGGAACTCGTCATCGAGCTGAACAAGGCAACCCGCGGCGCCTATCGCAAGGCCGCGCTTCGGCCGATGGTCGATTCAGGCGACGGCTTGCCGGGGCAGCAACCGGATACGCCAAAAGCGGTGACCCACGGCCCCAAGAACGAAGCGCTGCCGCTGGTGGTGATCGATCCCGGCCATGGCGGCATCGACCCTGGCGCCCAGACAGGCGACGGTGTCCTGGAAAAGGATGTGGTCTTCGCCTTCGCCCAGCGCCTGCGGGACATGCTCGAGGCGAGCGGCCGCTATCGCGTGATGATGACGCGCACGACCGATACCTTCATCGCGCTTGGCGCTCGCACGCGCGTGGCGCGGCAGGCCGGTGCCGATCTCTTCATCTCGATCCACGCCGACACGTTGGGCTCGGGTGGCGGGGTGCGTGGCGCCACCATTTATACGGGGTCCGATCTCGCCACCGATCTTGAATCCGCCCGCCTCGCCGACAAGGAAAACTTGGCCGACCAGATCGCTGGCGTCGAGGCGGCGGAAGACCCCGATGAGATCGTGGGGATTCTCGCCGATCTCACGAAGCGGGAAACACGGACCTTCTCGAACTCATTTGCCGGAAATGTGATCGACAGCTTCAAGGGCACGGTTCTTCTGAACAAGAACCCGCACCGGTCGGCAGGATTTCGTGTCCTCAAGGCCCCGGATGTGCCTTCAGTCCTTGTGGAACTTGGTTATCTCTCAAGTGCTAAGGATGCCGCGCTCCTCGTTTCGGACGAGTGGCAGAAGAATGCCGCCAATGCGTTGAATGAGGCCATCAGTCGCTATTTTTCTCAGCGCTCGCCCACGGAAAAAGCGGGCGGTGTCGCCTTTTCTCCATAGTTGTCGGTGATGTACCCGGGTACACACGGGCTGCGCTGGCACTGTTGCCTCACCTTATGGTAGAAGTAACCGTTTGAGGGCTGGCGGGATGACCGATCGACAGGGTGTTGGGAGGGGCTCGTTTTCTTGCCCTCCCGGCGTCGGCTTTGGACCAATTGTATGCGACTGATTCTGCGCTTTATCGGCTTTGCGTTCACGGCGGGCGCTATCCTGTTCCTGATTGGTGCCGGCGTGGTTGGCTACGTCTTCCACCATTATTCCCAGGACCTGCCCGACTACACGCAGCTTGCGGACTATGAGCCCATGGTGACGACCCGCGTCCACGCGGGCGACGGCGCCATTCTGGCCGAGTACTCGCGCGAGCGGCGGCTGTTCCTGCCGATGCAAGCCATTCCTCCGCTCGTGGTCGCGGCTTTTCTCTCCGCCGAGGACAAAAACTTTTACAAGCACGGCGGCGTCGATCCGGAGGGCGTGGCCCGCGCCGCGATCAACAACCTGCGCAGCGGTGGTCGCCGCCAGCAGGGCGCCTCGACGATCACCCAGCAGGTGGCGAAGAACTTCCTGCTCACCAACGAGCAGACCTACGAGCGCAAGATCAAGGAATTGATCCTTTCACTGCGTATGGAGTCGGTCTATTCGAAGGATCGCATTCTCGAGCTTTATCTCAACGAGATCTATCTCGGCACGGCGGGCGGGGGCCCTGGCAACTACGGCGTGGCCGCTGCCGCTCTCAACTATTTCGGCAAGTCCGTCAACGAGTTGACCCTGCCCGAGGTGGCTTATCTCGCGGCGCTTCCCAAGGCACCCACGAATTACCACCCCTTCCGGCAACGTGAGGCGGCGATCGAGCGTCGCAACTGGGTGATCGACCGCATGGTCGAGAATGGCTACGTATCACGGGCTGACGGCGACAAGGCCAAGGCGTCGCCGCTCGGCGTGTCGCCTCGTTCGCTTCCGGAAAGCTCGGCGGTCGCAGGCTTCTTCACCGAGGAGGTCCGTCGCGAGCTTGCCGAGCGCTACGGCGAGAAGGAGCTCTACGAGGGCGGCCTTTCCGTTCGTACGACGCTTGACCCCACCATGCAGGTGATGGCGCGCAAAGCCCTTGTCGATGGTCTCGTCCGCTATGACGAGTCCCATGGCTGGCGGGGGGCGCAACAGAAGATCGACCTGTCGCAGGGGGAATGGGGCGCGGCACTTGCCCAGATCAAGGCTTACGGTGACGTGAAGCCGTGGCAGCTCGCGGTCGTCCTGTCCTCCGACGCGCAGAAGGCGACGATCGGTCTGCAGCCGGTCCGTGAGCCGTCCGGCGCGATTCACGCCGAACGGCAGACCGGGACCATTGGGGTCGACGGTATCCGCTGGACACGCAAGGGCCGCGTCAACGCCGCCCTGCAGCCGGGCGATGTGATCTATGCCGAGCCTATCGATGGCAAGAGCGGCCAGTTCCGTTTAAGGCAGATTCCGGAGATCGGGGGCTCGCTGGTCGCGATGGACCCCAACACCGGTCGTGTCTTCGCGATGGTGGGTGGCTTCTCCTTCGACCAGAGTGAGTTCAACCGCGCCACACAGGCCTGGCGCCAGCCCGGCTCTTCCTTCAAGCCCTTCGTTTATGCGACGGCCCTCGACAACGGCTATACGCCGTCGAGCATCGTCGTGGATGGAGCGTTTGAACTCGACCAGGGCCCAGGCCTCGGCATGTGGCGCCCGGAAAACTACAACAGGAAATTCGCGGGTCCGCGCACGCTGCGCTACGGCATCGAGCAGTCGAAGAACCTGATGACCGTAAGGCTGGCGCACGATGTCGGCATGCCTCTCGTGTCTGAATATGCCAAGCGTTTCGGCGTTTACGACGACATGCCGCAGCTCCTCTCCATGTCGCTCGGCGCCGGCGAGACCACCGTGCTGCGCATGACGACAGCCTATTCGATGTTCGTGAACGGTGGCCGGCGCATCAAGCCGACCCTGATCGACCGGATCCAGGATCGCTGGGGCAAGACCGTTTATCGGCACGACGAGCGTCAATGCGTGAATTGCAACGCCGACTCCTGGTCCGACCAGCGCGAGCCGACTTTGGTCGACAAGCGTGAACAGGTCCTCGATCCGCTGACGGCCTACCAGATCGTGTCGATCCTCGAAGGCGTCGTCCAGCGTGGCACGGCAACCGTCGTGAAGAGCGTCGGTAAGCCACTCGCCGGCAAGACCGGAACGAGCAATGACGCCAAGGATGTGTGGTTCGTCGGCTTTTCGCCCGATCTTGCTGTCGGTGTGTTCCTTGGCTACGACAAGCCCCGCTCGCTCGGCGGGCGGGTCTCCGCCGGCGCGCTGGCCGCTCCGATTTTCCGTGACTTCATGAGCATGGCCCTGAAGGACAAGCCGGCGACCCCCTTCCGTGTCCCGCCGGGAATCAAGCTCATTCAGGTCGACGCTCATTCGGGACTGCGGAGTTCCGGCAGTGGCAAGGGAACGATCCTCGAAGCCTTCAAGCCGGGTACCGCGCCGCCGGATGGCGTTGCCATGGCCGCCGGTGGTGGGGCCACGGGCGCTGTGAATGCCGATAGCGCAGGGCGGGGCGGTGTCGGTGCCGGCACTGGCGGATTGTACTGACGTAGCCGACCCTTCCGCCTTCAATGATGCCCCATTGGCCCTTCGTGGGGTCGAGGGGCGGTCGGACGGGCACGGCCGCGGTTTAAAGAAGACCTTCGCAGCATTGGCATGTCGGCGCGGTTTACAGTCGGCGGCCCGATGCTCTATGAGCACAGGGTCGCGCATGCGACTAATCATACACGTTGGGTCGCGCATGCGGCTGATCATTCACAGAGACATTTGGTAGCCATGCGAGCCGAGATCGAAGCTCTCGTCGAAACCACCAAGCAGTCCGTGGGACTGCTGAGGAGGCATCTTTGACTGGGATGCTGCCACAAAACGCCTGGAAGAGCTGAACGCTCTATCTGAGGATCCGAATTTCTGGAACGACGGCGAAGCCGCGCAGAAGATGATGCGCGAGCGCACGGAGCTTGAGGACCGCTTGTCGGCGATCGCCCGCATCGAGCGCGAACTCGATGACGCCATCACCCTCATTGAACTGGGGGAGATGGAGGATGACGCGACCGTCATCGCGGAAGGTGAGGCCACTATTAAGGCGTTGCAGGCTGAAACCGCCCGGCGCCAGGTCGAGACCTTGCTGTCGGGCGAGGCCGACCAGAACGACACCTATGTGGAAATCCACTCCGGTGCCGGCGGCACCGAGAGCCAGGACTGGGCGCGCATGCTCATGCGCATGTATGCCCGCTGGGGTGAGCGCAAGGGTTACAAGGTCGAGCTCATCGAAGAGACCGATGGCGAAGAGGCGGGGATCAAGTCCGCGACCCTGCTCGTCAAGGGGCATAACGCCTATGGCTGGCTGAAGACGGAATCGGGCGTCCATCGGCTCGTCCGCATCTCGCCCTTCGACTCGAATGCCCGGCGCCATACGAGCTTCGCCTCGGCCTGGGTCTATCCGATGATCGACGACCGTATCGAGATCGATATCAAGGAATCGGATTGCCGGATCGACACCTATCGTTCGTCGGGTGCCGGTGGTCAGCACGTCAACACGACTGATTCAGCGGTCCGCATCACCCATATCCCCACGGGGATCGTCGCGGCCTGCCAGAACGAACGGTCGCAGCACAAAAACCGCGCTACCGCGTGGAACATGCTTCGCGCGCGTCTCTACGAGCTCGAGCTGAAGAAGCGGGAGGAGGCGGCTTCCGCCGAAGCCGCTTCAAAAAGCGAGATCGGTTGGGGTCACCAAATTCGTTCCTACGTGCTGCAGCCCTATCAGCTCGTCAAGGATCTGCGCACGGGGGTAACGTCCGGCACGCCTCATGATGTGCTTGATGGAGAGCTTGACCCCTTTATAGAAGCCTCGCTCGCCGCGCGCATCTACGGCGCCGCGGACAAGGTCGAGGACATCGACTGATCAGGCCCTTCGCCCATCCCTGTCCGGCGATCCGTCGGGCAGGGGGCTGATATCTGCCTATTGAATCTCCGCCAGCAGATCCGCGGCACGCAGGAAGCGTGACGGGTTGATCGCCTCGCCCGCAATCCGCGTTTCATAATGCAGGTGGGGGCCCGTTGAGCGGCCGGTGCTGCCAACCCTGCCGATCTGCGTGTCCATCGTGACGGGGGTTCCCGGACGCACGTCGATTTCCGAAAGATGGGCGTAGCGCGTGACCACGCCGTTGCCGTGGTCGATCTCCACCATCTTGCCGTAGCCACCCGAGTAGTCCGCGACGGTTACCCGCCCTATCCCTGTCGGAAATACGGGCGTTCCTTCCGCTTGCGCGAAATCGATGCCGGAATGGAGGGCGAGCCCGCGCGTGAATGGGTCCGCGCGCACGCCGAAGCCACTTGTGATCGTGGAATCGAAGCCTGGTCGCCGCAAGGGCAGGCTGTCGACGGTGCGGCGCAGCCTATACAGCGTGGTCAGGTCGATCTGAGCGGTGACAGCGGACCGTGTGAAGGGATCCGTCCTCGCTTGGTCCAGGCCCAGGAGCGGTCCGCCTTGCGCCGATCGCTGACCGCCGCCGAGGAGGGTGTCTGCGTCAAGACCGATCTCGGATATCACGCCCTTCAATAGCGAGGAACTGCGTCGCGCATGCTCGCTAAGGCCTGTGAGCGTCGATAGATGGCGCCGGTCCATGGCGTCGGCGAAGCGCTTGGCGCGCAGGATGCGTTCGCCGAGCGAATATTTGTCGGATGAGAAATGCGCGGGCAGGCGTGGCGACCCAAGGTTGCCTGGAAGAACCTGAGGGGCAGACGGCTTTGATATGCTCACGCCGTTCGTGGGGGGAGTGCTGGGAGGCGTGAAGACGCTGACGCCTGCCGCATCGCCGGCGACGATGGGACCACCAATAGGCATATTGGCCTGCCGGATCAGCGAATCGATCATGGCCTGACGATCCTCAAGCTGAACCTGGCGCTTGAGGAGCTCCATGATGCGCTCGTCGTAGATGTCCTGGTCGATCACCTGCTTGTCAGTGACTTCATCGAGACGCCCGCGAAAGTCGCGCAGACGGTCCTCATACTCGTAGCGCAGCTCTGCCTGGCGGGAGACCATCTTGCTGAGGAGCCCGTCGCGGAAGGCGAACGCCCAGGTTGCCGCCGCCGCCCAGGCCACTGCCAGCACGAAAGCCACAGCGAAGGCGAGGGCGACGGGACGGCCGATGAAGATGTAGTCGCGCTTCGTTTGCCCAGCGAAGACAAGCTCCCTGAACGGTTCGTCCCTTTCGAATAGGTCTTGCCTATCCGCCATGCCGATTCGTCCCATCTGTCACGGATATGGGGAAATTAATGGCATCGCGCGGTTAAATCACCGTAAAAGGTTGTTATAAATATTCTATGCAACCAGTGGTATTTTTGGGTTTGGCTTCAGGCGACGTCTGGCGCCGAGATCATCGGATCAGCAGCGTCGTGACGGCCCGCTGGACCGGCTTTCCGATTTCGCGGGAGCACAGGCCGCCTAGAGGGCGCGAGCGGCGGCGAGCACATCTTCGGCGTGGCCCGGTACACGCACCTTGCGCCAGATCTGCGCAATTCGGCCAGCCGCGTCGATGAGAAACGTCGCACGCTCAATACCCATGTAGGTGCGGCCATACATGCTCTTCTCGCCCCACACACCATAGGCTTCGATTGCCGATTTCTCGGGGTCGGCGGCAAGGGTGAGCGAGAGATCATGCTTGGCCTTGAACTTGTCATGGCTGGCGAGATCATCGGCTGAGACGCCGATGATCTCTGTTCCAGCCGCCTCGAACTCGGCGCGTAATGCGTTGAAATCCATCGCTTCGCGGGTGCAGCCGCTGGTATCGTCCTTCGGGTAGAAATAAAGAACCACCTTTCGACCACGCAACGAGGCCAGAGAAACCCTTTTCCCCGCGCCGACAGAAAGATCGAATGCCGGCGCGACGGATCCGCTCGTAAGGGTCATGATGCCTTCCTTTCGTCAGATTGAGGCGATTTAGAGTGCCGAGGGGCGATGGTGTCCCGCGAATCCGGTAAACTTCCAGCGCGTTGACACGATCTGCCATCGGCATGTGCACAGGATCGGCTATAGTATCTGCGGGTGTCTGGCGCAGCTGAATTTATTGCCGCCGATCAGGGATCGCGGCGACTGAACTGGCGGTCGTGCCGAGAGATTCTCATACAGCAAGGAGCGGGAATGCCTTTTGGTCCGTCATCTCTTCGATCCCCGACCGTGGCGCAGGAGATGGATGGCCTGAGGTTTTGTCCCTGTCGTGGCCGCTTGGCCGCTGATTGAAAGCCGTTGCTGATTCGATATGGCAGCTCTTCGTAGATTGCGGCCCAGGCGGCGCATCAAAAAGGTAACCAGGAAGCGACCGTCGCGCGTCCTGCGTGGCACGTTGTTTTGCTTGGTGAGCGGTGTCGCCATTCTCCTGTGCGTCGCGGCTCTTCGTATTCTGATCAGCCCCATCCTCATTGGCGACATCGCCAATCCGATTGCCGCGCATCTGGCGGAGCGGTTGGGACCTGGCTGGAAAGTCGATCTGGCGGACACCGCCATCACCTATACGCGCCATGGTCCGACCCTGAGGGTGGACAGGATCGATGTGCGCGATCCGCGCGGCCTCAGCCTGCTGAAGGCACAGGAGGCCGAAATTGCTGTTTCTCCGTGGGCATTGCTGCGCGGTGAGATTATCCCGCGCTCGGTGGAACTAAGTGGTCTCGATCTTCGCCTCTTCGTAGCCCGAGACGGTGGCCTCGCCCTGACGGCCGGAGAAGCGGATCCGCCGGAGGTATCTCAACCGGAGCCGTCGGTGCAGGCCCGGCCAGACACGCCTGCCACCACCGGCTCGGTTCCCGACAGGACGACCCTGCCACTGGCCGTTGGAGCCGTTTCCTTCATCGACCTGGTGTCGGGGGGCGATTCGGCGATCGCCGGTGTCGAGCGGGTGCGTCTCTCCGGGGCCAGGCTGACACTGATCGATGATACGCGACGCCAGCGGATCAACTTCGATGACGTTTCGTTCAATGTCGCGCGTCCAGCGCCGGGCGAGCTGCATTTCGGCTTTGGCCTGACAGGCAGGAACGGCCCATGGCAGGTCACGGGCACGGTCATGGGCGCGGCTGCGGGAACGGAGCGGCGCGTGTCGATGACCGTCGAAGACATGCCGGTCTCGGATCTGCTGTTGCTCAACGGCATTCGGACGCCGTTGGTCACGACTGACATGCCGCTCTCCGGCAAGCTCGATCTGACAGTCGCCGCGAACGACACGCTCGCAGCCTTCGACGCGACCTTGAGCGGCGGACGCGGCGTGGTCGTGATGGATGACCCTGACCAGCCCCCAGTAACCGTGGACAGTTTTGCGGTCGCGTCGACGTGGGATGCCGCTGCCGGCGAGCTCGTCATTACCTCGGCCGACCTTCGCGCCGGGCCGTCGCGGTTCACGCTCGCGGGACGGCTGACCCCCGCCGAGGGCGATCAGCTCTGGCGCATGAATCTCTCGGGATCGGGCGCCGCGATCGAGAATCTGACGGACGGCCAGCCTCCCGTACTGATCAACGACATCGCGCTCGCGATGACCGGAGCTGTCGGCGGGGGCGTGAAT encodes:
- a CDS encoding N-acetylmuramoyl-L-alanine amidase; its protein translation is MYTTTEIQRRLVRFAVAGVLLLPLWGFPVGAGATDGRTGDAASRQASMVRATAVAIDARKDTARLTFTLTAGVEAKAFLLERPDRVIVDLPEVNFQLPKNAGRPPAGKGHFIGSFRFGLFAPERSRVVIDLREPALVGRVETVRTATGAELVIELNKATRGAYRKAALRPMVDSGDGLPGQQPDTPKAVTHGPKNEALPLVVIDPGHGGIDPGAQTGDGVLEKDVVFAFAQRLRDMLEASGRYRVMMTRTTDTFIALGARTRVARQAGADLFISIHADTLGSGGGVRGATIYTGSDLATDLESARLADKENLADQIAGVEAAEDPDEIVGILADLTKRETRTFSNSFAGNVIDSFKGTVLLNKNPHRSAGFRVLKAPDVPSVLVELGYLSSAKDAALLVSDEWQKNAANALNEAISRYFSQRSPTEKAGGVAFSP
- a CDS encoding penicillin-binding protein 1A, yielding MRLILRFIGFAFTAGAILFLIGAGVVGYVFHHYSQDLPDYTQLADYEPMVTTRVHAGDGAILAEYSRERRLFLPMQAIPPLVVAAFLSAEDKNFYKHGGVDPEGVARAAINNLRSGGRRQQGASTITQQVAKNFLLTNEQTYERKIKELILSLRMESVYSKDRILELYLNEIYLGTAGGGPGNYGVAAAALNYFGKSVNELTLPEVAYLAALPKAPTNYHPFRQREAAIERRNWVIDRMVENGYVSRADGDKAKASPLGVSPRSLPESSAVAGFFTEEVRRELAERYGEKELYEGGLSVRTTLDPTMQVMARKALVDGLVRYDESHGWRGAQQKIDLSQGEWGAALAQIKAYGDVKPWQLAVVLSSDAQKATIGLQPVREPSGAIHAERQTGTIGVDGIRWTRKGRVNAALQPGDVIYAEPIDGKSGQFRLRQIPEIGGSLVAMDPNTGRVFAMVGGFSFDQSEFNRATQAWRQPGSSFKPFVYATALDNGYTPSSIVVDGAFELDQGPGLGMWRPENYNRKFAGPRTLRYGIEQSKNLMTVRLAHDVGMPLVSEYAKRFGVYDDMPQLLSMSLGAGETTVLRMTTAYSMFVNGGRRIKPTLIDRIQDRWGKTVYRHDERQCVNCNADSWSDQREPTLVDKREQVLDPLTAYQIVSILEGVVQRGTATVVKSVGKPLAGKTGTSNDAKDVWFVGFSPDLAVGVFLGYDKPRSLGGRVSAGALAAPIFRDFMSMALKDKPATPFRVPPGIKLIQVDAHSGLRSSGSGKGTILEAFKPGTAPPDGVAMAAGGGATGAVNADSAGRGGVGAGTGGLY
- the prfB gene encoding peptide chain release factor 2 (programmed frameshift), with the protein product MRAEIEALVETTKQSVGLLRRHLDWDAATKRLEELNALSEDPNFWNDGEAAQKMMRERTELEDRLSAIARIERELDDAITLIELGEMEDDATVIAEGEATIKALQAETARRQVETLLSGEADQNDTYVEIHSGAGGTESQDWARMLMRMYARWGERKGYKVELIEETDGEEAGIKSATLLVKGHNAYGWLKTESGVHRLVRISPFDSNARRHTSFASAWVYPMIDDRIEIDIKESDCRIDTYRSSGAGGQHVNTTDSAVRITHIPTGIVAACQNERSQHKNRATAWNMLRARLYELELKKREEAASAEAASKSEIGWGHQIRSYVLQPYQLVKDLRTGVTSGTPHDVLDGELDPFIEASLAARIYGAADKVEDID
- a CDS encoding M23 family metallopeptidase, coding for MADRQDLFERDEPFRELVFAGQTKRDYIFIGRPVALAFAVAFVLAVAWAAAATWAFAFRDGLLSKMVSRQAELRYEYEDRLRDFRGRLDEVTDKQVIDQDIYDERIMELLKRQVQLEDRQAMIDSLIRQANMPIGGPIVAGDAAGVSVFTPPSTPPTNGVSISKPSAPQVLPGNLGSPRLPAHFSSDKYSLGERILRAKRFADAMDRRHLSTLTGLSEHARRSSSLLKGVISEIGLDADTLLGGGQRSAQGGPLLGLDQARTDPFTRSAVTAQIDLTTLYRLRRTVDSLPLRRPGFDSTITSGFGVRADPFTRGLALHSGIDFAQAEGTPVFPTGIGRVTVADYSGGYGKMVEIDHGNGVVTRYAHLSEIDVRPGTPVTMDTQIGRVGSTGRSTGPHLHYETRIAGEAINPSRFLRAADLLAEIQ
- a CDS encoding peroxiredoxin; amino-acid sequence: MTLTSGSVAPAFDLSVGAGKRVSLASLRGRKVVLYFYPKDDTSGCTREAMDFNALRAEFEAAGTEIIGVSADDLASHDKFKAKHDLSLTLAADPEKSAIEAYGVWGEKSMYGRTYMGIERATFLIDAAGRIAQIWRKVRVPGHAEDVLAAARAL